Proteins found in one Methylobacter sp. S3L5C genomic segment:
- a CDS encoding tyrosine-type recombinase/integrase — translation MASITKRIRADGTIVYKAEIVIKKDGVIVHRESKTFDKQKLSKDWAMRREVELQKTDVYAKKSYLPIREVIEKYLKDFPPSGRSKLSDLLMLSKQDIGSIDIHKLSTSDLIRHIRFRNTICKPQTAGNDLIWLNTVIKTMSAIIDLGIDMSIFDSARRILHAEGLIAHSKKRERIPLKSELWAISRWFFDKPFMLHIIWFAIYSARRQSEIMRIEWDDIRHEDRTCLIRDIKDPRKKGLVVRCKLPMSAYKIIMRQPKTSKFVFPYNSKTIGAYHTRACKMLGIDDLHFHDYRHLAATRLFNAGLSIQQVQQITLHKTWSSLQRYVNMQPGDIDI, via the coding sequence ATGGCATCAATAACAAAAAGAATACGGGCAGACGGCACCATAGTTTATAAAGCTGAAATTGTCATCAAAAAAGATGGTGTCATTGTACATCGTGAATCAAAAACTTTTGATAAACAGAAGCTATCGAAAGATTGGGCGATGCGTCGCGAAGTTGAGTTACAGAAAACAGATGTCTACGCAAAAAAATCATACCTGCCAATCAGAGAGGTAATCGAGAAATATCTAAAAGACTTCCCCCCTTCTGGACGCTCAAAATTATCTGATTTACTCATGCTATCAAAACAGGATATTGGGTCTATCGATATTCACAAGCTATCAACATCAGATTTAATTCGTCATATAAGATTTAGAAATACAATATGTAAACCCCAAACCGCCGGGAATGATCTTATTTGGCTAAACACTGTTATTAAAACAATGAGTGCCATAATTGATTTAGGTATTGATATGTCGATATTTGATTCAGCAAGAAGAATATTACATGCCGAAGGTTTGATTGCTCACTCAAAAAAGCGTGAGAGGATACCATTAAAATCTGAATTATGGGCAATATCACGATGGTTTTTCGATAAGCCATTTATGCTCCATATAATATGGTTTGCAATTTATTCAGCACGAAGACAGTCCGAAATAATGCGTATTGAGTGGGATGATATTCGACATGAAGACAGGACATGCCTAATTCGTGATATTAAAGATCCGCGCAAAAAAGGCTTGGTTGTTCGTTGTAAGCTGCCAATGAGTGCCTACAAAATAATCATGAGGCAACCTAAGACCAGTAAGTTTGTGTTCCCGTATAACTCAAAAACCATTGGCGCATATCATACCAGGGCTTGTAAGATGCTAGGCATTGATGACCTACACTTTCACGATTATCGGCATTTAGCAGCAACAAGGCTTTTCAATGCCGGACTATCTATTCAGCAAGTTCAACAGATTACACTGCATAAAACATGGAGCAGTTTACAGAGATATGTGAATATGCAGCCTGGTGATATCGATATTTAG
- a CDS encoding ISNCY family transposase, with translation MRKVFSPQMSIGQRDIADIKIDVSSRDDIPIILLGLQHIYTTQPLRDAVFKILEDVVPTKIDAEVTKIVAIDKGRPGMNQWSILVLGSLRVGLNTDYDRILELANQHNTLREMLGLGCFDADKRYRLQTLKDNLKLFTPAIMARISTEVIRAGYQLLDLDIHALIRGRCDSFVLKTNVHFPTDISLLHDAIRILIRTCVKWSLQHALPEWRLHKHNLSKFKRRYRTLQKLKHSTSKNDAIKAAKALEIKQAYQDYIDLAGFYLERTKASMLTLKNHFHIPEVLLTDLSTFSLHAERQIEQIRRRAIQGETIPHDEKVFSLFQTHTEWISKGKAGVPVELGLRVCIMEDHQGFILHSQVMQKTTDDKVAVPMVKATQVKFPSFNACSFDKGFHSPANQTDLKALLEQVVLPKKGKLSKADQNREYTAEFKQAKKQHSAVESAINALEVHGLDKCLDHGIEAFERYVGLAVLSRNIQKLGTIKRDMERLRLVNEQQKLAA, from the coding sequence ATGAGAAAGGTATTTTCTCCACAAATGAGCATCGGTCAACGCGATATTGCTGATATCAAAATAGATGTTTCCTCCCGTGATGACATTCCGATCATCTTGCTGGGCTTGCAACACATTTATACGACTCAGCCATTAAGGGATGCTGTTTTTAAAATACTGGAGGATGTGGTGCCTACTAAAATTGACGCCGAAGTGACAAAAATCGTTGCCATCGACAAAGGCCGCCCCGGTATGAATCAATGGTCGATTTTGGTGTTAGGATCGCTACGCGTAGGACTGAATACAGACTATGATCGCATTCTGGAGTTGGCCAATCAGCATAACACCCTACGTGAAATGCTCGGTCTTGGTTGCTTTGATGCCGACAAACGCTATCGCCTGCAAACCTTGAAAGACAATCTCAAGCTGTTTACGCCAGCGATCATGGCGCGTATTAGTACTGAAGTTATTCGAGCCGGCTATCAATTACTGGATCTGGATATTCATGCGCTGATCAGAGGCCGTTGCGATTCTTTTGTGTTAAAAACCAACGTGCATTTTCCAACCGATATCAGTTTACTGCATGATGCGATCCGGATTCTGATTCGGACGTGCGTCAAATGGAGCTTGCAACATGCCTTGCCTGAATGGCGATTGCATAAGCACAACCTGTCTAAATTTAAAAGGCGGTATCGCACGCTGCAAAAACTCAAACATTCCACGTCAAAAAATGACGCTATCAAGGCCGCCAAAGCACTTGAGATCAAACAGGCCTACCAGGACTATATTGATTTGGCAGGGTTTTATCTTGAGCGCACTAAAGCCAGTATGTTGACGTTAAAAAATCACTTTCACATACCAGAAGTGTTGCTTACCGATCTGAGCACTTTTAGCCTGCATGCCGAACGTCAAATCGAGCAGATTAGACGTCGCGCTATTCAAGGAGAAACCATTCCCCATGATGAAAAAGTCTTTTCCCTGTTCCAGACCCACACCGAATGGATCAGCAAAGGCAAAGCCGGAGTCCCGGTTGAACTGGGCTTGCGGGTCTGTATCATGGAAGACCATCAGGGCTTTATATTGCACAGTCAAGTCATGCAAAAGACTACCGACGACAAAGTCGCCGTGCCGATGGTTAAAGCGACTCAAGTAAAATTCCCAAGTTTTAACGCCTGTAGCTTTGACAAAGGTTTCCACAGTCCGGCCAATCAAACCGACCTGAAAGCCCTCCTTGAGCAAGTCGTTTTACCCAAAAAAGGCAAGCTATCCAAAGCCGACCAGAATCGTGAATACACCGCGGAATTTAAACAGGCAAAAAAGCAACATTCCGCCGTAGAATCGGCTATTAATGCGTTAGAAGTACATGGGCTGGATAAGTGCCTTGATCATGGCATTGAAGCCTTCGAGCGTTATGTTGGCTTAGCCGTGTTATCGCGTAACATTCAAAAGCTCGGCACAATTAAACGCGACATGGAACGGCTAAGGCTTGTTAACGAGCAACAAAAACTAGCTGCCTGA
- a CDS encoding host specificity protein J: MSKQIGGAKGGGQGSAEPRTPIIQADSVRSKAMIEVVEAWGWGQIGGFATADPLMSIKLDGTPIKSLDGTLNFQGISIDYRLGTQDQAYIPGTLEDAIGSPVSVNTPVVFATPITKTINDVTTDAVRIIVTYAALISQNSTNGDRSSVTVELKIEVRPLGATGWITADLQGRGRIHDKIESPYQRAFTINLKAIDSLATSYDIRVSRVSADPISNGTISEQSAFQWDSYVKLTYAKLRRPNIPHIRILFDARYFKSVPVRSYDLKGALIKVPPASVYNPVTREYTNVDWDGQSMVMAYCNCPAWILYHILTTGGIGLGAEINQAYQDKWSIFTIAKRCDEKVPDGAGGQECRYSLDAQFMTQVSAHELVNQIAGTFDAMPLWDGKSVYLTQDAPKPVSSLYCPANVLDGRFVYQGSARQTRYTAALIQYNDLTDQSRLATEYVEDFSAIDRYGYRPITETAIGCTSRSQAHRRGKRLLITGRDETDAVAFSVGLSGINNKPGDIIRIADPLKAKGARLGGRLSTGSTITVIKLDSAVILESNKSYKLAIIGNDGVVVESPIITAAGTVSTVTVGNAFPAAPEVELEFIVYVQSDVSRLFRILGIAENEDGQQGFYTISATQYSSTKFADIDSIADLTPLAVNPYQITSVAPPSGILVNEGVYTGIEGLIRYLDISWSASNDMLLRGYHLIYRHNGITLFDSEITGQTYRIVNPLAGSYEITVSSVAVTGRYSTSVTVTHELGELYPIESVHVTNLVLKGNTGATFSGKEPEFTWDTDALAVLGFSTTFAAGAGGQSPWFRDFQIDIYDPDDATIPAPIVRTEFVTESAYVYTYEKNLLDDGPHRRVKAVVRARDNYGRYSAGMTIIVANPAPTAINPLSVSIFAGYKSLIIKYTKPSDNDWLGVVVFVSTVSGFTPATTNKVFSGTDLSVVIPNLTEGSYFIRLAAYDAFGSENDYVLTTDEFTKAVGNLDAASLFTWIRYADTPTTGMANVSTNKSYIGIAYNKASMTESESYADYEWSKSTGPQGEQGDQGAAVRLVTSRTADFASIDNALVTPAQASITFTPLMSGIVPTSYAWTFIKQDGSALTLNAPFDATTSTITISSANFTQGDSARKSLKVICKINGNANYVDETTISRLDNSTAGAGANKTYVDDNGNIQGVSSGAGIPVSNAVVESAIGKNKWLVRRYDTTISINTSYTVPTYEVINKATLGSSTYYDSTATNFSFGADDYIGIASCSIYSATAWTWDLTVNHDDNGTIYINGAQVYSHTIGTQSVSLSIPAGWCTIELLWAEQTGGDNFYISQAISARAEISQMYAAINSNSGQIGSAANTAAWLKIANRPTALVDVNDSTIIDNSLVRVGGTNLLQNSGQFANLDYWNSNGSIVSLDTTVLYAGYPTMKIVNSGGVNHIPTFMLKANTEYTISALVKGSSALAGGDDTTLHIQNWKINGEKDAQGNALIHWETTLNYDTNVTSV; this comes from the coding sequence ATGAGTAAGCAAATAGGCGGAGCAAAAGGCGGCGGGCAAGGTAGCGCAGAACCGCGTACCCCTATCATTCAGGCAGACAGTGTACGCTCAAAGGCGATGATCGAAGTGGTTGAAGCGTGGGGATGGGGGCAAATAGGTGGTTTTGCTACCGCTGACCCATTAATGTCGATCAAGTTAGATGGCACACCAATAAAATCGCTTGACGGTACACTTAACTTTCAAGGCATTAGTATTGACTACAGATTAGGTACGCAAGATCAAGCCTACATCCCTGGTACATTGGAAGATGCGATAGGCTCGCCTGTTTCAGTCAATACGCCTGTAGTTTTTGCCACACCGATTACCAAAACAATCAATGATGTAACTACGGATGCGGTACGAATTATCGTTACCTACGCGGCGCTAATTAGTCAAAACAGCACCAATGGTGATCGTAGTAGCGTCACTGTTGAGCTAAAAATAGAAGTAAGACCCTTGGGTGCTACTGGCTGGATAACGGCTGATTTGCAAGGTAGAGGCAGAATACACGATAAGATCGAAAGCCCTTATCAACGTGCCTTTACCATCAATCTAAAAGCGATTGATAGCCTTGCCACGTCTTACGATATTCGCGTTAGTCGCGTTTCGGCTGACCCAATTAGCAACGGCACTATTTCTGAACAATCTGCTTTTCAGTGGGATAGCTATGTCAAACTGACTTACGCAAAATTACGACGACCCAATATTCCGCATATTCGCATATTATTTGATGCGCGTTATTTTAAAAGCGTTCCTGTTCGCAGTTACGATCTGAAAGGTGCGCTGATCAAAGTACCCCCTGCATCTGTTTATAATCCCGTCACTAGAGAGTACACAAATGTTGATTGGGATGGACAAAGTATGGTTATGGCATACTGCAATTGCCCGGCATGGATTCTTTATCATATCTTAACGACGGGCGGCATCGGTCTTGGCGCTGAAATAAATCAAGCGTATCAGGATAAATGGTCAATCTTTACTATTGCCAAACGCTGCGATGAAAAAGTACCAGACGGTGCAGGCGGTCAAGAGTGCCGCTACTCGCTTGATGCTCAATTTATGACCCAAGTATCGGCACATGAGTTAGTCAATCAAATCGCAGGAACATTTGACGCAATGCCACTGTGGGATGGAAAGTCTGTTTATCTGACTCAAGATGCACCCAAACCAGTGTCATCACTCTACTGCCCTGCCAATGTGCTTGACGGTCGCTTTGTTTATCAGGGTTCAGCACGGCAAACACGTTATACAGCAGCATTGATTCAGTATAACGACTTAACCGATCAATCAAGATTGGCGACTGAATATGTAGAGGACTTTTCTGCTATTGACCGCTATGGTTATCGACCCATTACTGAGACAGCTATTGGTTGTACATCGCGCTCACAGGCACACAGGCGCGGTAAACGACTTTTGATTACCGGTCGCGATGAAACCGATGCTGTTGCCTTTTCGGTAGGACTATCAGGTATCAACAATAAGCCGGGCGACATTATTCGCATTGCCGATCCATTGAAAGCCAAAGGCGCCCGTCTAGGCGGCAGATTGTCAACCGGATCAACAATAACTGTTATCAAGCTGGATAGCGCAGTCATTCTTGAGTCTAATAAAAGTTATAAACTGGCAATTATTGGTAATGATGGCGTCGTAGTTGAGTCGCCTATTATTACTGCCGCTGGCACAGTCAGCACAGTAACAGTAGGTAATGCGTTTCCCGCTGCACCCGAAGTCGAGCTTGAATTTATTGTTTATGTTCAGTCGGACGTATCACGGCTGTTTAGAATATTAGGCATTGCTGAAAACGAAGATGGTCAGCAAGGGTTCTACACAATCTCGGCAACCCAATATTCCAGTACCAAATTTGCCGATATTGACAGCATTGCAGATTTAACACCTCTTGCCGTTAATCCTTATCAAATAACCTCAGTTGCGCCGCCGTCAGGAATTTTGGTTAATGAGGGTGTTTATACCGGTATTGAGGGACTGATACGCTATCTGGACATATCGTGGTCAGCATCAAATGACATGCTGTTACGCGGTTATCATCTGATTTATCGACACAATGGCATAACGCTATTTGATAGCGAAATAACAGGGCAAACCTATCGTATTGTCAACCCGCTGGCAGGCTCTTATGAGATTACTGTTAGCTCAGTTGCGGTGACCGGAAGATACTCAACCAGCGTTACGGTAACACATGAATTAGGTGAGTTGTACCCAATTGAGTCAGTACATGTGACCAACTTGGTTTTAAAAGGCAACACAGGTGCTACCTTTTCAGGGAAAGAGCCAGAATTTACTTGGGATACCGATGCGCTTGCTGTATTGGGATTTTCGACAACCTTTGCGGCGGGAGCTGGTGGTCAGTCGCCATGGTTTCGGGATTTTCAGATTGATATTTATGATCCCGATGATGCGACTATTCCAGCGCCAATAGTTCGCACAGAATTTGTTACTGAATCTGCCTATGTTTATACCTATGAAAAAAATCTACTTGATGATGGTCCACACCGACGAGTCAAGGCAGTTGTCAGAGCGCGTGACAACTATGGTCGCTATAGCGCGGGGATGACAATAATAGTTGCCAATCCTGCGCCGACTGCCATTAACCCCCTTTCTGTTAGTATTTTTGCAGGCTACAAGTCACTAATCATTAAATACACTAAACCATCTGATAACGACTGGCTTGGCGTTGTTGTCTTTGTTAGCACTGTGTCTGGCTTTACACCAGCGACAACCAATAAAGTATTTTCTGGTACTGATTTGTCAGTGGTTATCCCAAACTTGACAGAAGGCTCCTACTTTATACGCTTGGCAGCTTACGATGCGTTTGGTAGCGAGAATGACTACGTATTAACTACAGATGAGTTTACCAAAGCAGTTGGGAACCTTGATGCTGCGAGTCTATTTACTTGGATACGTTACGCTGATACACCAACAACCGGAATGGCTAATGTCTCAACCAACAAAAGCTATATCGGTATCGCTTATAATAAAGCCAGCATGACTGAAAGCGAAAGCTATGCAGACTATGAGTGGAGCAAATCTACTGGACCACAAGGCGAACAGGGGGATCAGGGCGCGGCTGTTAGGCTCGTTACCAGCAGAACTGCTGATTTTGCCTCTATAGATAATGCGCTGGTCACACCAGCACAGGCGAGTATCACCTTTACACCACTAATGAGTGGCATTGTCCCAACAAGCTATGCCTGGACATTTATAAAGCAAGATGGCTCGGCACTGACACTTAACGCCCCTTTTGATGCTACAACTTCAACAATAACAATTAGTTCTGCAAATTTCACTCAAGGTGATAGCGCAAGAAAATCACTAAAAGTGATTTGTAAGATCAACGGTAATGCTAACTATGTCGATGAAACCACTATATCAAGATTGGATAACAGCACAGCGGGAGCGGGAGCCAATAAGACTTATGTGGATGACAATGGAAATATACAAGGCGTATCTTCTGGTGCTGGTATACCTGTAAGCAATGCTGTTGTAGAATCAGCCATAGGTAAGAATAAGTGGTTAGTAAGACGCTATGATACGACTATAAGCATAAATACATCCTATACGGTTCCTACATATGAGGTTATAAATAAAGCAACTTTGGGCTCATCTACTTATTACGACAGCACCGCCACTAACTTTTCATTTGGTGCTGATGATTATATCGGTATAGCAAGTTGTTCAATTTATTCTGCAACCGCTTGGACTTGGGATTTAACAGTTAACCATGATGATAATGGCACTATTTACATAAACGGTGCACAGGTCTATTCTCATACAATAGGAACGCAGTCAGTTTCGCTAAGTATACCTGCTGGCTGGTGTACTATTGAGCTACTGTGGGCAGAACAGACAGGTGGCGATAATTTTTATATATCACAAGCTATAAGCGCAAGAGCAGAAATTAGCCAAATGTATGCCGCCATTAATAGCAATAGTGGTCAGATTGGCTCTGCTGCCAATACAGCAGCGTGGTTAAAGATAGCTAATCGCCCCACTGCTTTGGTAGACGTAAATGACTCAACAATTATTGACAACTCTTTAGTCCGTGTAGGTGGGACAAATCTTCTACAAAATAGTGGGCAGTTTGCAAACTTAGATTATTGGAATAGTAACGGCAGTATTGTAAGTTTAGATACGACTGTCCTATACGCTGGCTATCCTACAATGAAAATTGTAAACAGTGGCGGTGTTAATCATATTCCCACTTTTATGTTGAAGGCTAATACAGAGTACACAATCAGTGCTTTAGTCAAAGGTTCTTCGGCTTTAGCAGGGGGTGATGACACTACTTTGCATATCCAGAATTGGAAAATCAATGGTGAAAAGGATGCTCAAGGTAATGCTCTTATCCATTGGGAAACTACTCTCAACTACGATACTAATGTAACTAGTGTTTGA
- a CDS encoding C40 family peptidase, with product MQDQVLSKILAHAERDFPREACGLIINTGYSYTIIECENTSHEPESSFLIDPLVYAQWAEQIACVYHSHPNQSPEPSPADIASSERCRVPFMIVGVPSGEVFTYTPSGVLIAPYEDRQFVYGVMDCLNLVSDYYRHKLNIIINDGERKTWGWWQDAQHETAFVDGFIANGFVRVDELQPDDIIVMRLGGGCPNHAAIYYGNSSILHHPSRDCNSRIEMYGQYWRQNTVCYLRYHEKN from the coding sequence ATGCAAGATCAAGTGCTTAGTAAAATTCTTGCTCACGCTGAACGTGATTTCCCCCGTGAAGCGTGTGGACTAATTATTAATACGGGCTATAGCTACACGATAATTGAGTGTGAGAACACCAGCCACGAACCAGAAAGTTCTTTCCTGATCGACCCCTTAGTTTACGCACAGTGGGCTGAACAAATTGCTTGCGTGTACCACTCACACCCTAATCAATCGCCTGAACCATCACCTGCTGACATCGCCAGCTCTGAGCGATGCAGAGTCCCGTTTATGATCGTTGGTGTACCAAGCGGCGAAGTATTTACTTACACGCCATCAGGGGTGTTAATCGCACCCTATGAAGATAGACAGTTTGTTTATGGCGTGATGGATTGCTTAAACTTGGTTAGCGATTATTACCGCCACAAATTAAACATCATTATCAATGATGGCGAGCGTAAAACGTGGGGCTGGTGGCAAGACGCACAACATGAAACCGCTTTTGTTGATGGCTTTATTGCCAATGGCTTTGTCAGAGTTGATGAGTTACAGCCGGACGATATTATTGTTATGCGACTTGGTGGCGGTTGCCCGAATCATGCCGCCATTTATTACGGCAATAGTTCAATACTTCATCACCCAAGCCGAGACTGCAACTCACGCATTGAAATGTATGGGCAATACTGGCGACAAAATACCGTTTGTTATTTGAGATATCATGAAAAAAATTAA
- a CDS encoding phage minor tail protein L, translating to MSINADSHKLTPTAKIDLYSVDLNSIGVGEVHYFYAGTSTMSAPVVYLGDTYTPWLVKVSGIDKRGGGSSPRPTIEVGNANRLITDLCATYQDMVGATVRRRRTLAKYLLANTADFIDELYLIERRAEETNESVKFELASPMDFLNKQLPGVLALATGCNHRYRHTDSGSGCSWAGTNSAKWFSAVGDPVLTNTADVCGKRLSDCKLRFGATNPLDYAGNPGLGRSS from the coding sequence ATGAGTATTAATGCAGACAGTCACAAATTAACCCCTACAGCAAAAATCGATTTATACAGTGTCGATCTTAACTCTATCGGCGTTGGCGAAGTACATTACTTTTACGCAGGAACTTCAACAATGAGCGCCCCCGTTGTTTATCTAGGCGATACTTATACTCCGTGGCTTGTCAAGGTATCAGGTATCGATAAGCGCGGTGGCGGCAGCTCTCCCAGGCCCACCATTGAAGTGGGTAATGCTAATCGATTGATAACTGATTTATGTGCCACCTATCAAGACATGGTGGGTGCAACAGTTCGGCGTAGACGTACCTTGGCAAAATATCTACTCGCTAATACCGCTGACTTTATCGATGAGCTTTACCTTATCGAGCGGAGAGCCGAAGAAACCAATGAATCAGTTAAGTTTGAACTGGCAAGCCCCATGGATTTTCTGAATAAACAATTGCCCGGTGTATTAGCGTTGGCGACAGGTTGCAACCATCGTTACCGCCACACTGATAGCGGATCTGGTTGTTCATGGGCGGGTACTAATTCGGCAAAATGGTTTAGCGCAGTAGGCGACCCTGTATTGACCAATACCGCTGACGTTTGTGGCAAACGCTTATCAGATTGCAAGTTACGTTTTGGCGCAACCAATCCGTTAGATTATGCGGGCAATCCCGGCCTTGGCAGGAGTAGCTAA
- a CDS encoding phage tail protein has product MTALPFPEKIHSSATASLKDAISILAMGDNYQQRIETGLNPQHEEWSIMWPALTTAEFHAAMAVLNTVRCVSSMTWTSPVDGIVKNYVVQPNSRSAVSVGIKWNLSLSLRQVFEP; this is encoded by the coding sequence ATGACAGCACTTCCGTTTCCCGAAAAAATACACAGTAGCGCCACTGCCTCATTAAAGGATGCTATTTCAATACTGGCCATGGGCGACAATTACCAACAACGCATTGAAACCGGCTTAAATCCTCAGCATGAGGAGTGGTCGATCATGTGGCCAGCATTAACAACCGCTGAGTTTCATGCGGCTATGGCGGTTTTAAATACTGTCCGTTGCGTAAGCTCAATGACCTGGACAAGCCCCGTCGATGGCATCGTTAAAAATTATGTCGTGCAACCCAATAGCCGATCAGCCGTGTCAGTCGGTATCAAATGGAATCTCTCATTATCACTACGACAGGTATTTGAGCCATGA